A genomic segment from Actinomycetes bacterium encodes:
- a CDS encoding peptidase E, which produces MKIFATSGGFLPTDRGAFQWRTGPIIDHAIELVGNPERPRLCYVGTATGDSLNGTAAFYRAMSGLDVRASHLELFMMPNVDDVRAHLLAQDVVWVGGGSVANLLAVWRVHGLDEVLRECWEEGVVLAGVSAGSICWHVGGPTDSYGPTLRPALGGLGFLPYGNGVHYDVEAQRRPLLHQLVADEVLPLSYATDDGVGLVYEGTELVEAVSDRPGPAAYRVERSPDGTVTETRIEPRLLPGAVGPGGGVL; this is translated from the coding sequence ATGAAGATCTTCGCGACCTCCGGCGGCTTCCTGCCCACGGACCGCGGGGCGTTCCAGTGGCGCACCGGCCCGATCATCGACCACGCGATCGAGCTCGTCGGCAACCCCGAGCGGCCACGGCTGTGCTACGTCGGCACCGCCACCGGCGACAGCCTCAACGGCACCGCCGCGTTCTACCGGGCGATGTCCGGGCTCGACGTCCGGGCCAGCCACCTCGAGCTGTTCATGATGCCCAACGTCGACGACGTCCGGGCCCACCTGCTGGCCCAGGACGTCGTCTGGGTCGGCGGCGGGTCGGTCGCCAACCTGCTCGCCGTGTGGCGGGTCCACGGCCTCGACGAGGTCCTGCGCGAGTGCTGGGAGGAGGGCGTGGTCCTCGCCGGGGTCTCGGCAGGCTCCATCTGCTGGCACGTCGGCGGCCCGACCGACAGCTACGGCCCCACGCTGCGACCGGCTCTCGGCGGCCTCGGCTTCCTGCCCTACGGCAACGGGGTCCACTACGACGTCGAGGCCCAGCGCCGGCCCTTGCTGCACCAGCTGGTCGCGGACGAGGTGCTGCCACTCTCCTACGCCACCGACGACGGCGTCGGCCTCGTCTACGAGGGCACTGAGCTGGTGGAGGCGGTGTCCGACCGGCCCGGCCCCGCGGCCTACCGGGTCGAGCGGTCGCCCGACGGCACGGTCACCGAGACCCGCATCGAGCCGCGGCTCCTGCCCGGCGCGGTCGGGCCGGGAGGAGGTGTGCTGTGA